From the Salmo trutta chromosome 25, fSalTru1.1, whole genome shotgun sequence genome, the window TATatacgactgtgattatgatcgaagagaattctcttggtagataatgctgtcggcatttgattgtaaggaattctaagtcaggtgaacagaaggacttgagttcctgtatgttgttatgatcacaccacgtctcgttaaccataaggcatacacccccgcccttcttcttaccaaagagatgcttgtttctgtcggtgcgatgcatgaagaaaccaggtggctgtaccgactccgatagcgtgtctcgagtgagccatgtttctgtgaaacaaagaacgttacatataatctctgatgtctctctggaaggcaacccttgctcgggtttcgtctaccttgttgtcaagagactggacattggagAGTAGCAAACTCGGGAGCGGTgcacgatgtgcccgtctacggagcctgaccagaagaccgctccgtctgccccttctgtctcgtcctgaccagtaaaaggggttatttgtcattgtagtttggtcagggcatggcagggggtgtttgttttgtgtgtttcggtgtttttgggtttaggttctgtttttgggtttaggttctatgttgggtttttggcaatgacctccaattagaggcagctggttgtctttgtctctaattggaggccatatttagttgtgtttgtttcacttgtgttttgtgggtggttatttcctgtatagcctgtgttgccttacggaactgtttcgtcgttatgtttattttgtttaagtgttatctttaaataaattaagaagatgagcactatacccgcttcgccttggtccaatccttacgacgcctatgacagcgGCGCTGTTGTTTTGGGTCACCGGCTGGGATCTGATCCATTGTACTGGGTGATGGACCAAACAGAAGATACGCTTCGGGAAAGTCTTATttctggtcataatgttggtgagttgacgttgctcttatatccaatagttcctctcgattgtatgtaataaaacctaagatttcctgAGGTAACAAtctaagaaataatacataaaaaaaacaaatactgcatagtttcctaggaacgcgaagcgaggcggccatctctgtcggcgccggaagaaAACTCTGTGAGACTAATGATTCCATCCTTAGATCaagaaggtgagaggaggagagtacgtagatgcgagaaggaattattcaacgagcaaagtgatcatgctgtttgtatgtggctgctttgaaagtgaactgggtttgtgggtgatcaggggtgtattcattctgccgattctgctGAAACCTTTTcataaacggaagcaaacggaacaaaatggggataaacataccagAATTTATTAAATAGAAACTCACATACATCCTTAGATCCGCTAGATGCAGGCAAGGTCGttcaaggcggtattgaatgtgtgtcaatatctgtcaccttgattactcaaatgtctctcgacctgtgtgcacctacattgtaaaccgTCATTCATAGTCTAGGTTGtatcaacctcatgatgggtacagggaacatTCTAGAATCaggtagtagcctaaacctattgatgttacattgaactgggtgattggaatatgaatgacagtcatccaatatactgtagtagaAATAAAGCCCATGctcataaataaaaatgtatcgtcctccctcatcttaaaacgTCACCGAACGTCACTGTTATAGGCTTATCTGAGTCATGCAGTTAATGGGATATTGGGAAAGCCCTGGATGGAATGAAAGGGTGTGTCTGAGCACCATATGGGCCCTATAGCCTATAATTACAAGTCAGGCTGCTGACTTTAGGGGGTCAGTGGCTGAGTGACATTTACTTCAGCTTTACATCTCATCTGGTATTCATTCCGCCCAGTGGCAGAACTTGTAGACATACTCTAACAGCTGCACTTCAGTGGTCAGTGTCTATGTGGGGATATTTATTTGCACTGCAATGTCCATGGGTGTGGTGCTGAATCTGAATAGTAGCCTAgactaaacaaataaataaatacaaacgaaacctaaataaacaatacaaacgAAACCTGTATGACCATGTCCTGGATAGAAATCTGCCTCTATCACAGTAGCTTGACCATCAGCCTGATAGTAACACTGGGGTTAACAACTGCCTTCtaattcggggggggggggggggggggggcgagtttgggaaaccctgccctaaGTGACTGTTCGGGATGACATCATGATCCCATGGGACCACGGAGCGCGCACCGCAAATCTACACTGCCTCTGCGCACATATGAGCGCATATATCTgacttttaaaaaaatatatatttataggGAACAGGTTGCTGAACACACAAACGCGAGGCATAGCTTGTTATCAGCATTCATTATCTGGTTGCTGCATTTCTTCTTTTGAGGTAGGCTACAGGCTACAGAAGAAGCGAGATGCGCCCGCATCAGGCTTTTTTTTGTCGAGAGAAATCCGTGGTAGAGATTCTAGAATCATGATTATATGAGGAAAAGGAGAGTCGGATGCACGCACGACCGATTCCACCGTCACCAGAAGACTGGAAAATAAAAAGATACACAAGGCTGTAACGTGCGAGCGAGGTGTCACAGGCGGGCACCAGTGTTGCCTAGCGCCAGACTACTTTGCGCCACAAGTAGAAAACAAGGGGATGCACGAAAACAGTGAAGACAACCGGTGTACGATACAGGACTGAATCTATATATTTCCCTTAGAATAACCAGACAGACCGTTGTGTCGACTTGGCTATCATTTGAGTGTAAAAGCGCGTCGAATAAGTAGTCTAATTTATTATCGAGAAGATGAGTGTAAACCAGACTGTGTATGATGGCATCTCTAGAGTGGATGGTGTCACGGTAACGGGTGGCCTCAACATCAGTGGTACCCCGAAGCTGCAACAGTGTGCTCAGCCTCCCGGTAACCGACCCAGGGATGCCCGATACCAGCAGCACGGCGGTAGGCAGCACCAGCACGCCAGCTCCGCTGTCAAACCGCCTAATTCTGAACGGTCCGAACCCGCGGACGTTGTGAAGCGCGCCATTGACTTCAAGACTCAAGGCACACAGTGTTACAAGGATAAGAAGTACCGGGAGGCGATTGGCAAGTACCACCGTGCTTTATTAGAGATGAAAGGGTTGTGCCGGGTACTGGGAGACCCTGATGCCAGCTCTAAGTCTCCTTCCTCAGTGCTACCTACTATGACCAAATCGGACAGCCTGACGGACGAGCAGAAAGGTGCCATGGAGAACGCCGAGCTGGAGTGTTACAACAGTCTGGCAGGTATGTGATCATCGTTACGTAATTGTTCTATTGTCTTATATAAGGACGTGCATGGGGTTCGATGTCGCCCCACATATTACAGACTGCAGATCTAATGGTTTATTAC encodes:
- the LOC115162699 gene encoding tetratricopeptide repeat protein 9A, whose product is MSVNQTVYDGISRVDGVTVTGGLNISGTPKLQQCAQPPGNRPRDARYQQHGGRQHQHASSAVKPPNSERSEPADVVKRAIDFKTQGTQCYKDKKYREAIGKYHRALLEMKGLCRVLGDPDASSKSPSSVLPTMTKSDSLTDEQKGAMENAELECYNSLAACLLQMELVNYERVKEYCLKVLRKEGDHFKALYRSGVAYYHLGDFHKALHYLKESHKQQPADTNVLRYIQLTEMKIRRSAQKEKKEST